The following are from one region of the Chryseobacterium shigense genome:
- a CDS encoding penicillin-binding protein 1A — protein sequence MEDNRQNAGNKGKTFPLPPKKKKDTSWKKWVRFIWIGLIAVVLGISGLFFAVSQGFLGEMPDVKELENPDIYVASEIISSDGVLLGKFEKEKTQPITYKQLPPYLIYALQAKEDERFKEHSGIDLKSILRAVRYGGDRGGGSTITQQLAKLLFTKEPSKNPIKRVIQKLKEWSVAVSLEKRYTKEEIITLYFNKFDFTYNANGIEMASKIYFNKTTSELTLPEAAVFVAMLEAPIANNPMRNPERAKRRRDVVLQQMFETGYLDQATYDKAINTPVQVDYHPIKNINDDYSAYYKFYLRKEIDKYLEGYEKETGKKLNLYKDGLKIYVTLDSKMQKYAEEAIKEHLTDLQKRFDAEQRGRKNRPFYYLTDKQVNSVMTQAMKRTGRYKQLKAAGVSEDSILLEFHKPIKTSRFTWAGEEEVEMSPWDSIRYHKQIAQAGLMSMVPGSGEIKAWVGGIDWQHFQYDHIKQGKRQVGSTFKPFVYATAIMKLGMTPCSAVSNGTYDHKGWHVPGRGGMLTLKDALAHSQNPVAARLIEMTGVDAVIQTARDLGVTEDIPRNNTIALGSSDITIYEMLGAYSTFANYGNYNKPEMIWRIEDANGRVIKEVNVEPKEVMNPMYAYTMIELMKGVAQFGTASGELGRKGISKAVEIAGKTGTTQNNSDGWFMGITPKLATGAWVGWEDRATHFFGTGEGQGAKMALPIWAIFMKKVWADKSLGITPDDKFVRPSDWKDGCSNLKGLGEGYGDDGGLQTIDEIKNPRPVEPTPKNNTEKKEENVNENLHSNDEVDFNK from the coding sequence ATGGAAGACAACAGACAAAATGCAGGAAACAAGGGAAAAACCTTCCCCCTTCCTCCCAAAAAAAAGAAAGATACCTCCTGGAAAAAATGGGTTAGATTCATTTGGATCGGCCTCATTGCGGTAGTTTTAGGTATTTCCGGACTTTTCTTTGCTGTTTCCCAGGGATTTCTTGGAGAAATGCCGGATGTAAAGGAACTGGAAAACCCTGATATCTATGTAGCTTCTGAAATCATTTCATCGGACGGTGTTTTACTGGGGAAATTTGAGAAAGAAAAAACACAGCCAATTACCTATAAACAGTTACCTCCATATCTTATATATGCTTTACAGGCAAAAGAAGATGAGCGTTTTAAAGAACATTCAGGGATTGATTTAAAGTCCATTCTGAGAGCCGTACGATACGGCGGAGACAGAGGTGGAGGTTCCACAATCACCCAACAGCTGGCTAAACTGCTATTTACCAAGGAACCATCTAAAAACCCAATCAAAAGGGTTATTCAAAAACTAAAAGAATGGTCTGTTGCGGTAAGCCTGGAAAAGCGATACACCAAAGAAGAAATTATTACGCTATATTTCAATAAGTTCGACTTTACATACAATGCGAACGGTATTGAAATGGCCTCCAAGATTTATTTCAATAAAACAACCTCCGAACTTACCCTTCCGGAAGCAGCAGTTTTTGTAGCTATGCTGGAAGCTCCGATTGCCAACAACCCGATGAGAAATCCGGAACGTGCAAAACGAAGAAGAGATGTTGTTTTACAACAGATGTTTGAAACAGGTTACCTGGATCAGGCAACCTATGACAAAGCAATCAATACTCCTGTTCAAGTAGATTATCATCCAATCAAGAATATTAATGATGACTACTCTGCCTATTATAAATTCTATCTAAGAAAGGAGATCGATAAATATCTTGAAGGTTATGAAAAAGAGACCGGCAAGAAACTTAATCTATACAAAGACGGTTTAAAAATATATGTAACCCTTGATTCAAAAATGCAGAAATATGCGGAAGAAGCTATCAAGGAACACTTAACAGACCTTCAAAAAAGATTTGATGCCGAGCAGAGAGGCAGAAAAAACAGACCTTTCTACTATCTGACGGATAAGCAGGTAAACAGCGTAATGACCCAGGCAATGAAGAGAACCGGCCGTTACAAACAACTGAAGGCTGCCGGAGTTTCCGAAGATTCTATTTTACTGGAATTCCATAAGCCAATCAAAACCTCCCGTTTTACATGGGCTGGCGAAGAAGAAGTTGAAATGTCACCGTGGGATTCCATCAGATATCACAAGCAAATTGCACAGGCAGGCCTAATGTCTATGGTTCCGGGAAGTGGCGAGATCAAAGCATGGGTAGGAGGTATAGACTGGCAGCACTTCCAGTATGACCACATCAAACAGGGTAAAAGACAGGTAGGATCTACCTTCAAGCCTTTCGTATACGCTACTGCTATTATGAAACTTGGCATGACCCCTTGTTCTGCAGTTTCTAACGGAACTTATGACCATAAAGGATGGCATGTTCCGGGAAGAGGAGGAATGCTGACTTTAAAAGATGCATTAGCCCACTCCCAAAACCCGGTAGCCGCACGTCTTATTGAAATGACAGGTGTAGATGCCGTTATCCAGACTGCAAGAGACTTAGGAGTTACAGAAGACATTCCTAGAAACAATACCATTGCCTTAGGTTCATCAGACATTACCATTTATGAAATGCTTGGAGCCTACAGTACTTTCGCCAACTATGGAAACTACAATAAACCGGAAATGATCTGGAGGATTGAAGACGCCAACGGAAGAGTGATCAAAGAAGTAAATGTAGAGCCAAAAGAAGTAATGAACCCGATGTACGCCTACACTATGATTGAACTGATGAAAGGGGTTGCACAATTCGGTACCGCATCAGGAGAACTGGGAAGAAAAGGAATTTCAAAAGCAGTGGAAATTGCAGGTAAAACAGGTACCACACAGAACAACTCAGACGGTTGGTTCATGGGAATTACTCCAAAACTGGCAACAGGAGCCTGGGTAGGATGGGAAGACAGAGCAACCCACTTCTTCGGAACCGGTGAAGGTCAGGGTGCGAAAATGGCATTGCCGATCTGGGCTATCTTCATGAAGAAAGTATGGGCGGACAAATCTCTGGGAATTACTCCTGACGATAAGTTCGTCAGACCATCAGACTGGAAAGACGGATGCTCGAACCTGAAAGGCCTGGGTGAAGGATATGGAGATGATGGCGGGCTTCAGACTATCGATGAGATCAAAAATCCAAGACCGGTAGAACCAACACCTAAAAACAATACAGAGAAAAAAGAAGAAAACGTTAATGAAAATCTTCATTCTAATGATGAGGTAGATTTCAATAAATAA
- a CDS encoding stage 0 sporulation family protein — MSCGCKTSGDSAHSCGPKKTANGCENVNTCGNSYKLSVFDWLSDINNPASNRCDLVEVRFKNDRKSFYKNVNNIPLHIGSIVTVESSPGHDVGVVSLTGELVKIQMKKKKFSEESTLKIYRQANQKDLEVWQEARKKEDSVKLEARKIAHRIGLEMKVTDVEYQGDSSKITFYYTADNRVDFRQLIKEYAGAFRTKIDMKQIGFRQEAAKVGGIGSCGRELCCSTWLTDFRSVNTNVARYQQLSINPQKLAGQCGKLKCCLNYELDSYLDALSNFPSSSTTLDTEKGRAFCIKIDVFKKKMWFAYVDSSMAWYDFDIDLVKKLIAKNKRGEKILPLEDLKQPDLPVQTIDLIQENNVDRFEKKNRGNNRNRNQNRPNNNGGQSQGQQGQGPKKNRPERTERPDRSENPNANTGNQQRQQQKPQPKPQPKAQTEKTDISDASSDPEKKQNNPNKKNFKKKYPPKKDKNA; from the coding sequence ATGAGTTGTGGATGCAAAACATCCGGCGATTCTGCCCATTCCTGCGGACCAAAAAAAACCGCGAATGGCTGTGAAAATGTAAATACCTGTGGTAATAGTTATAAATTAAGTGTTTTTGACTGGCTTTCTGACATTAACAATCCCGCATCGAACAGGTGCGATCTTGTAGAAGTCAGATTTAAAAATGACAGAAAATCGTTTTATAAAAATGTAAATAATATTCCTTTACATATAGGTAGCATAGTAACAGTAGAATCTAGCCCGGGACACGATGTAGGTGTTGTAAGCCTTACCGGAGAATTAGTAAAGATTCAGATGAAAAAGAAGAAATTTTCTGAAGAATCTACCCTTAAAATATACAGACAGGCCAACCAGAAAGACCTTGAAGTCTGGCAGGAAGCCCGAAAAAAAGAAGACAGCGTAAAGCTGGAAGCAAGAAAAATTGCTCACAGGATAGGCCTTGAAATGAAGGTTACCGATGTGGAATACCAAGGCGATTCTTCTAAGATCACCTTCTATTACACAGCTGACAACCGGGTGGATTTCAGGCAGCTGATAAAAGAATACGCCGGAGCTTTCAGAACAAAGATCGATATGAAACAGATCGGGTTCAGACAGGAGGCTGCCAAAGTAGGAGGCATCGGATCATGCGGAAGAGAACTGTGCTGCTCAACCTGGCTTACGGATTTCAGATCTGTTAATACCAATGTTGCCAGATATCAGCAGTTAAGTATTAATCCTCAAAAACTGGCAGGACAATGCGGTAAACTGAAATGCTGTCTGAATTATGAACTGGACAGTTATCTGGATGCATTAAGCAACTTCCCTTCTTCTTCAACAACTTTGGATACAGAAAAAGGAAGAGCATTCTGCATCAAAATAGACGTTTTCAAAAAGAAAATGTGGTTTGCTTATGTAGACAGCTCTATGGCATGGTATGATTTTGACATCGACCTTGTTAAAAAGTTGATCGCCAAAAATAAAAGAGGTGAAAAAATCCTTCCTTTAGAAGATCTTAAACAGCCAGACCTTCCTGTTCAAACGATCGACCTGATTCAGGAAAATAATGTAGACAGATTCGAAAAGAAAAACAGAGGCAACAACAGGAACAGAAACCAGAACAGGCCAAACAATAACGGAGGACAATCCCAGGGACAGCAAGGACAGGGACCAAAGAAAAACAGACCTGAAAGAACCGAAAGACCGGACAGATCTGAGAATCCTAACGCCAATACAGGAAATCAGCAGAGACAGCAACAAAAACCACAACCTAAACCGCAGCCAAAAGCACAAACGGAAAAAACTGATATTTCTGATGCCTCTTCTGATCCTGAGAAAAAACAAAACAACCCGAACAAAAAGAATTTTAAAAAGAAATATCCTCCAAAAAAAGATAAAAATGCGTAA
- a CDS encoding OmpP1/FadL family transporter has protein sequence MKKILVSTALLAGVLSYAGGFRVSLQGVKQLAMAHTSAHAEDASVAFFNPAGMSFIPSKLSIVAGGFGASNKVTFQNLNTLQSTETDNPIGTPLYAAVAYKPIENLSIGFSFTTPFGSTIEWPSDWEGKEMVQKLELKSFYFQPMVSVKLAPWVSFGASYIYAKGKVDWDKAVTQFGGELNIKDEKASGSGYGFGFYFRPDPKLDVSIAYRSPIDMKAKKGTATFKFPSAAIYPLLGLDPSTGQDKFTATLPLVEEYTIGLTYKITPKWLVSADFNYHGWERYSKLTLDFANAPVGNQADPTVLVAPKNFRNSKTFRLGTQYAFTDMIFGRLGAYYDESPYTDENFIPETPSFNTYVVTGGLGFKLKQFGVDIAGGYAMPQARDVKNATLGFNGQAKARAFYFGLGLSYNPF, from the coding sequence ATGAAAAAAATATTAGTATCAACTGCTTTATTGGCGGGTGTTTTATCTTACGCAGGAGGCTTCAGGGTATCTCTGCAGGGAGTAAAACAATTGGCAATGGCGCATACTAGTGCTCATGCCGAAGACGCAAGTGTGGCGTTCTTTAACCCGGCGGGTATGTCATTCATCCCTTCAAAACTGAGTATAGTAGCAGGAGGGTTCGGTGCAAGTAATAAAGTTACCTTTCAAAACTTGAATACTTTACAAAGTACAGAAACAGATAACCCTATTGGTACTCCGTTATATGCTGCGGTTGCTTATAAACCGATAGAAAATTTATCTATTGGTTTCAGTTTTACAACTCCGTTCGGAAGTACAATTGAGTGGCCAAGTGACTGGGAAGGAAAAGAAATGGTTCAGAAACTTGAACTTAAGAGCTTTTATTTTCAGCCTATGGTATCTGTGAAGCTGGCTCCATGGGTGTCATTCGGGGCAAGCTACATTTATGCAAAAGGAAAAGTAGACTGGGATAAAGCGGTAACACAGTTTGGCGGTGAGCTAAATATTAAAGACGAAAAGGCAAGCGGTAGCGGCTATGGATTCGGATTCTATTTCAGACCTGATCCAAAACTGGATGTAAGTATTGCTTACCGTTCACCTATAGATATGAAAGCTAAAAAAGGAACAGCTACATTCAAGTTCCCGTCTGCAGCTATTTATCCGTTATTAGGATTGGACCCAAGCACAGGGCAGGACAAATTTACAGCAACACTTCCTTTGGTAGAAGAATATACAATTGGTTTAACCTATAAAATAACTCCAAAATGGTTGGTTTCAGCTGACTTCAACTATCACGGATGGGAAAGATACAGCAAGCTGACTTTGGATTTTGCTAACGCCCCGGTTGGGAATCAGGCAGATCCTACGGTATTGGTAGCTCCTAAAAACTTCAGAAACTCCAAAACATTCAGATTAGGAACTCAGTATGCCTTCACAGATATGATCTTCGGACGTCTGGGAGCTTACTATGATGAATCTCCTTATACTGACGAAAACTTCATTCCGGAAACACCTTCATTCAATACCTATGTAGTTACCGGAGGTCTTGGCTTTAAACTAAAACAGTTTGGAGTTGATATAGCAGGAGGATATGCAATGCCTCAGGCCAGAGATGTGAAAAATGCGACTCTTGGCTTTAACGGACAGGCAAAAGCCAGAGCGTTTTACTTTGGTTTAGGTTTATCGTATAACCCTTTTTAA
- a CDS encoding gliding motility lipoprotein GldH codes for MRKISGLLPLILFFSCQSSSGENVIMNSVNNKWNKKSEQKFNLEVSDPQNPKNIIFVVRNNNTYPYSNIRFIVNFTNLQNKKKETDTLNYVLAKPNGEWLGTGFGDTKETLFQYKLNYKFPGKGKYVISLIQAMRNDNLPGIEDVGVKVETAKP; via the coding sequence ATGCGTAAAATTTCAGGATTATTACCTCTTATCCTTTTCTTTAGCTGCCAGTCCTCTTCAGGAGAGAATGTCATTATGAATTCCGTTAACAACAAATGGAATAAGAAAAGTGAGCAAAAATTTAATCTTGAAGTTTCAGATCCGCAGAATCCTAAAAATATTATATTTGTCGTAAGAAATAACAATACTTATCCTTACAGTAATATAAGATTTATTGTAAACTTCACCAATCTCCAGAACAAAAAGAAGGAAACAGATACCCTGAACTATGTACTGGCAAAACCAAACGGAGAATGGCTTGGTACAGGTTTTGGTGATACGAAGGAAACATTATTTCAGTATAAATTGAACTATAAATTTCCGGGAAAGGGGAAATATGTAATAAGCCTGATTCAGGCGATGAGAAATGACAACCTTCCGGGAATTGAAGACGTTGGAGTAAAAGTAGAAACGGCTAAACCGTAA